In Artemia franciscana chromosome 8, ASM3288406v1, whole genome shotgun sequence, a genomic segment contains:
- the LOC136030607 gene encoding SCAN domain-containing protein 3-like: MVQLDIHSKCSSLLIKKLQENNSDLISSKSAIAAFLRKLQLYKNNIRRRALEQFPCLACVTCDLLDEDLALYGEYLENIHDVMQTRVGDLLEMDIPIWVSIPFEVNVTEIDISLQEPLNKIQSDEIMHAKFKDEKYNIWKTIDVATKYPLLWEKVQFYVIAFPTSYLVEAGFSRVSQMLSEKTKYK, encoded by the exons ATGGTACAGTTGGATATTCATAGCAAATGCAGTAGCTTACTGATAAAAAAG CtccaagaaaacaattctgatcTGATATCTAGTAAAAGTGCTATTGCTGCTTTTCTAAGGAAACTACAGCtgtataagaataatatcaGGCGTCGTGCACTTGAACAGTTTCCTTGTTTGGCCTGTGTTACCTGTGATTTGTTAGATGAAGATCTTGcattatatggtgaatatttggaaaatatacatgaTGTTATGCAAACTCGGGTTGGTGACCTGCTCGAGATGGATATAccgatttgggtttcaattcctttcgaagTTAACGTTACCGAAATAGACATATCTTTGCAAGAGCCCCTCAACAaaatacaaagtgatgaaataatgcatgcaaaattcaaagatgaaaagtacaatatatggaaaacaattgatgttgctacaaagtaccctttgctctgggaGAAAGTGCAGttctacgttattgcttttcctacatcttatcttgttgaagcgggatttagtcgtgtttctcaaatgttatcagaaaaaaccaaatataaataa